DNA from Brachyhypopomus gauderio isolate BG-103 unplaced genomic scaffold, BGAUD_0.2 sc87, whole genome shotgun sequence:
GGAGGTGGTTTTAATAAAGTAGCAGGTCAGGATACATTAGAACTAAATTTGTGCATTTGTTTTAGGTTCATGGTGAAACCCTGGATGTCCTCATGAAGGGAAAGTGTGTTGGAATTCTAATTGGACATGAAGGTGTCCTGCATGATGCTTTCCTTCATGAAATTATCAACGTGGCTGTGGTGGTAGAAGAGGCAGTCGTTCTTCATGAAATCAGAGACGTGCCCACTGGTTTTGCTATGTTAATGGGCACCATCTACTGCCTTAATCTGCAGTACCCTCACAAAATGAAGTACTCATTTGAATTCCTGCAGAAGGTCGTCATGAAGATGAACCCTGACCAGTGTTCAGCAAGGGTACATGGACTTAGAAATAAATTGCTGAGATTTTGTTTATAGATTGATTGGCTGCACACCAAGTCTCATCTGGGAGGGTGATATTGACAAAATGTTGAAAACAATAGATTTTTGTTTCATCTCACACTGTTGGACACTGTTGCTGTACAAAATTCTTTTTATTTACCATATCAAAAGCAAGCACTGTTGAATGTTGAGACGTTAAAATTTTTGTTAATTTGTTTGCTCTCAATCCTTGTCGATGTTAATCTGCTTGCTTGTGCAGAGCAACTCGTGAGATTTAGAGGCAGAAACATGGCATGCAATTGTTCTTCAAGTTTTAGTAacacaaatcatttacttggaGGAAATGCATTGTCAACACTAAGCATTGTTTAGAAATATACACGTTttatgtaatgtgtaatgtCCTCATTCAAATAAATTTAATATTTCTAAACAAGTGAACACTGGATTTGACTGGTAAACTTGCCATTTTTAGTCAAGATGAGAAATCTTAATAGAATCTACTTAAAAGCATTAGTGTTCTTAACTTTAAAATGGCAGTTGTGAATATAGTTGGAAGTTAAGTTCACTTGAAAGCATGAATCTAAATAAAGAGGAATTATGTGTATATTTGACAAGACAAAGTAAATTGTAGGGAATTACTACAGTAAAATGGTAAGTTATTCTAATTCTCTGTTTCAAGTTCAAACAACTAATTTATCATTAGTTAAACAACTTCCAAAACTTACCATTCTGAGTAGAAACAAAGGTTATAATGAAGTTGAGTTTACTCACATTTTTAAGGCAGCAGGTGAACTTGAGTTTGTAAGTTTAACCAACCTGaaatttttttacagtgtagggaGCTGGGGGAGCACCTCATCAGACTCCTTAGGGAAAGGCTTGACAAAATCCAAAGCATGAGCATTATGTCACTGGCAACACTACTAGACCCAAGGTACAAATCACTTGGTTTCTTTAGCCCAACAAAGGCAGATGAAGCAATAAAACGACTCACCTCTGAATGTGCCAGTGTAATCTCCAGAGAATCGCATCCATCTTCAGCTGCAGCTTCAACATCACAGGATGCTGCAGCTGAAAGACCTGGTCAGTATTTTTGCTTTGGTTTAaagtaggggtgggcatagattaaattttttttactagattaatctcactgaaatcttgaaatttatctagattaaaatggctcattcagaatatgcgtgctacccaagtaatgactaaaagtcagtctttgagatagggtttcttaatacagggggtgcattagaccaggggctcatctcctgtttccaatttgcatcaatgactgcttgaggaagctgttctactttgatacttgaagaaaagaaaaaaagctcaataaaatgtacgtgttcaacggtttattcagttaaacatgaaaatagtactgtatgcctacatactttaagagggcatatttagtcaaacatgaatttgtaagcctactgtacattaaaaggggttgataacgtgtttattcagctaaacatgagatttgaaatgtaagccaacatttagtacatttaaaaatgaattttccatgaagcaaacctggcgacttcgtggctgcatccatataaacacacgtacgatttgtaattaacaggtttaaaaactcgttctcgccgctactgtgcaatttggttaggaatacaaccgagctaaactatcaaggtgaatgtcatcagtttgcttacctattttcaCTCATAGGTAATTTGAACTCCATCCAACAAACCCGCGATATGGCGATACAGTTCGCTTCCTTATAAACACAATTTGGCGCTGCACGTCCAAACGATACACTTCCTGTATCGGTCACGTGTGTTTAAAGCGATACACGCACCAATAAGTTTCACTCTTGTGCGCTCGGACAGTGCTGACGccaatgatctatattactattattattaatactattaatatattactactatatatactatagtatattactactattattagtGTAGATCAATGGCTGACACACCAGTGTCGTTGGTCCCATCACTGGCCAACGGTACATCGATGGTAGCAGATTTTTCACAACACTCTCGTGAAAATTGCTAGTTAGTTTGTTGTAGCACTAACGAACCATCTAAGAAACGGTTTATCAGGGCTCCATACTGCGACTAAAATGGACGCAATCGCGAccacaaatattaatttgcgagtaatataattatttcactcgccacTGGCATTGTCAACAGCattattttttgtaataaaaaaaataaatgtccaccacttcttttgagtttgtatgttAAAAGTTAATGACACGAATTTACAATCACGTGTAGGGATGTTAATTGGTTTGTAACTGCTACTTTGGACGAAATTTAAAGGGCGAGTTTTATAGACTCAGGAAATGTTTGAACCATGTTGCTACGATGTCTTATCCAAGAGATATTAATAAAACCATCGAAAAACATCAACAGGAGACCTCAGAGGGAAGATGTGGGTTTTTATATACCCAAGCTACATCACACGTGTGTGGTTCTGATCGACTGGGCTCTGGTGAAGATGTCTAGAATGTTTGGGTTCAAACAGCAACATGTTGTGATATGTTGTGTTGGCGTCGCGCTTTACAATTCTTGAATGCTGAAAACCGACCGACATCTGAAACCGATCGCACACCGGCCACAAAACGATATCGACGGCCTTTTCGAGTCGTTTAAATCGAGTAGTTAAAATGATCGTCAAGTAGTTAGAATTAGAGAAGCCTATGGTATGTGCTTTTTAAAAATGGTTAGTTATCATTTTGTTTTCACGGACTGCTTGAGCCCACCGCTAGTAAAATGCCTCAGTACGGCAAGCAGGAAGCTTGTGAAGACCAAAAAAATGGTAATCATTGAATGCAGTACAATACGTGAGTAAAATATGGCAGTGAATGAATGCTGATTAACGCTATAAAAAATCCACGGGCTTTAATTACAGATGCTCTTTAGTGAATGGTCATTCAGACTacgaaagaaaagaaaatataaaTGCCATTTACTGTTCTGCATTTTTTGAAAGAGTATGTTATGTAATGTTCTCTTAAGTAATATTCTAATGTTCTGAAGAGtttcaccaaacattgaatttCCTTATGATGACAAAAAGGTTTTTATTTCTATTCAACAGCAAAAAAGTATTAGTAAGGTTAGATTAGTAACATTTCTCCATCTGTGAATAGATTCTATATCAATTCAGTCACTTTTTAAAACCATACTTAACACTGTTGCCAAAGTGGGATAGACCATTGGAATATGTTTTTAGAGCCAATCATCTTGAGGTTTGTAGACCATTACTTAAGAAATGCAACGCTATGTTAAGCCTTGCCCGCCCCCAACTATTAGTCATATCCCAGTTTTAGTGTtgcatgtgttttattttttcatttcaggTGTCACACCCTTGTTGGTAATAACTCCAAACTTCATTGGTTTTATGTGTGACTAGTTTACTTCCATGTTAAAAtaccctgtgtttggtcttATGCTTTGCTTGTCTTTGTTTCCAGTGTTGTGCATGAATACATTCAATTAATACTGTTAAATAATATGTGAGCAAAACTCGTAAGGAACAGCAGAGAAAGGAAATCAatgtgacattgaatacaacatgtgtacataataaattgtccgcattaaacagtaattggtgtgacactagtgtgcaatattctgtaagattctgtttggtcatgtagagttttcttttcacctactgcttgagtccacatcaggttcttccaaatgggacagcagaatccttttcatatctaaaaggtatagacattgaagagagtgtgatacaggacaccaacattttcattacagagtgtgatacaggacaccaacatttttattactgaatcataattgatgcaatgacattttatatttttcactctttatgagttttggctgacttggtctttttcgtttttccacccataccttttgagcacaactcgaacagaacagcagaagacagaacaggcattagaagatgaaggtaatcaaagacacattgaatacaacatgtgtacataataaattgtcagcaataaacagtaattggtgtgacactagtgtgcaatattctgtaagattctgtttggtcatgtagagttttcttttcacctactgcttgagtccacatcaggttcttccaaatggacagcagaatccttttcatatctaaaaggtaaagacattgaagagaggttgatacaggacaccaacatttttattactgaatcatgattgatgcaatgacattttatatttttcactctttatgagttttggctgacttggtctttttcatttttccacccataccttttgagcacaactcgaacggaacagcagaggacagaacaagcattagaagatgaaggtaatcaaagacacattgaatacaacatgtgtacataataaattgtcagcaataaacagtaattggtgtgacactagtgtgcaatattctgtaagattctgtttggtcatgttgagttttcttttcacctactgcttgagtccacatcaggttctttcaaatggacagcagaatctttttcatatctaaaaggtatagacattgaagagagtgtc
Protein-coding regions in this window:
- the LOC143493478 gene encoding uncharacterized protein LOC143493478, which produces MDRWPALFNERQIKAEFCRIVTADLLQSFLDGLDALMSSLLEFYKAAVSSNRRLTLSSVMQCLNKEDTNQNRRTAALLGLPLFLSEDTSDIIRMCDVHGETLDVLMKGKCVGILIGHEGVLHDAFLHEIINVAVVVEEAVVLHEIRDVPTGFAMLMGTIYCLNLQYPHKMKYSFEFLQKVVMKMNPDQCSARVHGLRNKLLRFCL